A section of the Methanosarcina mazei S-6 genome encodes:
- a CDS encoding heterodisulfide reductase-related iron-sulfur binding cluster, whose translation MGFSQLHLNKNTSLQVTKTKLDSLQRAGVELMIHMCPNCHIQYDRYQPVIEKEYGVEYDMVHMNIAQFVALSMGADPYKVCGFQTHSVPLEGFLEKAGII comes from the coding sequence ATGGGCTTTTCCCAGCTCCACCTTAACAAAAACACCTCTCTACAGGTCACCAAAACCAAGCTGGACAGCCTCCAGAGAGCCGGTGTGGAGTTAATGATCCATATGTGCCCGAACTGCCATATCCAGTACGACCGCTACCAGCCCGTAATTGAAAAAGAGTATGGGGTAGAGTACGACATGGTGCACATGAATATTGCCCAGTTCGTAGCTCTTTCAATGGGAGCAGACCCCTACAAAGTATGCGGTTTCCAGACTCACTCCGTGCCTCTGGAAGGTTTTCTTGAAAAGGCCGGAATAATATAA